A window of the Cystobacter fuscus genome harbors these coding sequences:
- a CDS encoding FAD-dependent monooxygenase, with the protein MTNSTTPRRRVLVVGLGISGIATAIRLHKLGWEPVLIERAPERRKGGYFIGLFGTGKASAERLGAMKTLVDRRSPRMQSYEVDRANHRYKGMSFVDVPGEPRPLLRGDMENSLFSALPEEVELRFSTVPTRFEQDGRGVDVTLAHTKSGTTTTERFDLVVGADGMRSTVRQLVFGPHEDFFYPLNYMIGACVLRNPVPGYATHEGLVLAEAGRSAWVFPFANHNPTVLFSYRVEDVAAQFRRPPIESLREAYGPEKTGPVLGYLLDEFEAADEYLFDSTNQVHMKSWHKGRVVLVGDSAWCLTLYSGMGASSGMAGGELLGNMLEKYPDDVELALSQWEAKLRPFISNMQLHGMKMRQFFTPSNEAQRFLRGATMRLMNNRLTGPLARKIIQGNKETMLDIVAQ; encoded by the coding sequence ATGACGAACTCAACGACACCTCGTCGCCGCGTTCTGGTGGTTGGACTCGGCATCAGCGGTATCGCCACGGCCATCCGGCTTCACAAGCTCGGCTGGGAGCCCGTGCTCATCGAACGGGCTCCCGAGCGCCGCAAAGGCGGCTACTTCATTGGCCTGTTCGGTACCGGCAAGGCCTCGGCCGAGCGGCTCGGCGCGATGAAGACCCTGGTCGATCGAAGGTCCCCGCGGATGCAGTCCTACGAGGTCGACCGGGCCAATCATCGGTACAAGGGCATGTCCTTCGTGGACGTGCCCGGCGAGCCTCGCCCGTTGCTGCGCGGCGACATGGAGAACTCCTTGTTCTCCGCGTTGCCCGAGGAAGTGGAGCTCCGCTTCTCGACGGTCCCCACCCGGTTCGAGCAGGACGGGCGCGGGGTCGACGTCACACTGGCTCACACGAAGAGCGGCACGACCACGACCGAACGCTTCGACCTCGTGGTGGGCGCTGACGGCATGCGCTCGACCGTCCGTCAGCTCGTCTTTGGTCCGCATGAGGACTTCTTCTACCCGCTCAACTACATGATTGGTGCCTGCGTCCTGCGCAACCCCGTGCCGGGCTACGCCACGCACGAAGGACTGGTCCTGGCCGAGGCGGGACGGTCGGCGTGGGTGTTTCCCTTCGCGAATCACAACCCCACCGTGCTCTTCTCCTACCGCGTCGAGGACGTGGCCGCGCAGTTCCGCCGCCCCCCCATCGAGTCACTGCGCGAGGCGTATGGACCGGAAAAGACGGGGCCCGTGCTGGGTTATCTGCTCGACGAGTTCGAGGCCGCGGACGAGTATCTGTTCGACTCGACCAATCAGGTGCACATGAAGAGCTGGCACAAGGGGCGGGTCGTGCTGGTGGGCGATTCCGCGTGGTGCTTGACCCTGTACTCGGGCATGGGCGCCTCGTCCGGGATGGCCGGGGGTGAGCTTCTGGGCAACATGCTGGAGAAATATCCAGACGACGTGGAGCTCGCATTGTCCCAGTGGGAGGCGAAGCTGCGCCCGTTCATCTCGAACATGCAGCTCCACGGGATGAAGATGAGACAGTTCTTCACTCCGTCCAACGAGGCTCAGCGATTCCTTCGCGGGGCGACCATGCGCCTCATGAACAATCGTCTGACGGGCCCGCTCGCCAGAAAAATCATCCAGGGCAACAAGGAGACGATGCTCGACATCGTCGCGCAGTAA
- a CDS encoding ATP-binding protein, which yields MRTHDRSSSSREKATARRSLSLALLLTVLVGVLLTIGLLDFDRRARHGQEQEALAQQLARIQELASQLSTTLRGAEQLMDTLAVLAGPPEEKHVLEELMRRVLASAPESTIYGLGVWFEPGRFLPGTRHMGPYIHREVARHGALPLLTYEWSTPAYDYFRQPWYQQARARGGRLVISEPYVEEDQPYETLSRAFFDDQGRLRGVVSVDLFLPQVTDMVRHANLSPSEFLYVASPAGALLAHPREEQLLAWARARGRPVRSLCELTLVELRTWEHEQGLDRGRHRTEVRVPQVGWRVFASTDEGVLFKAVHRQAGLVVALCVMLWGGLGASGLAMARSERTRALMRTLAERQRQEKERQRLLAQVRQRSAELHAILEGMVDAVVVTDALGVITLANRAALKLFGQAMHEGSRLDSVYPHHRPRGLDGRALPFDEVPMNRALRGEQVGDTEFIITGPQAPQQLVLRLNSAPIRDESGRVIAAVSVARDITQAIELERLQGDFVRMAAHELKTPLTVMKSFAQLARRAENSSSALGRLLEGICRGVDRMDRLVRTLLDASQLQSGQLRFEKEEVELRALVEAAIVRTIANHPNNPIHLRTVPDTWVFGDRARLAQVLAELLDNAARYSPMGQDVEVAVTPDGDVVEICIHDQGIGIPAEQRERVFERFYRAHAGSPHDRGGLGLGLFLARGIVLQHGGRLELESREGEGTRVRLRLPRLLERRPTPGRTSGETPVRPPVESGYGGFH from the coding sequence TTGCGCACCCACGACCGCTCCTCCTCGAGCCGCGAGAAGGCAACCGCGCGCCGGTCGCTCTCGCTCGCCCTGCTGCTGACGGTGCTGGTGGGGGTGCTGCTCACGATCGGACTGCTCGATTTCGACAGGAGGGCCCGCCATGGCCAGGAGCAAGAGGCCCTGGCCCAACAGCTGGCCCGCATCCAGGAGCTGGCCTCGCAACTGAGCACCACGTTGCGCGGCGCCGAGCAGCTCATGGATACCCTGGCCGTGCTCGCGGGCCCGCCCGAAGAGAAGCACGTGCTCGAGGAGTTGATGCGCCGCGTACTGGCCTCCGCACCCGAGAGCACCATCTACGGGCTCGGTGTGTGGTTCGAGCCCGGTCGGTTCCTGCCAGGCACACGCCACATGGGGCCCTACATCCACCGGGAGGTGGCGAGACATGGAGCGCTTCCGCTCCTCACCTATGAGTGGTCCACGCCCGCCTACGACTACTTCCGACAACCCTGGTACCAGCAGGCGCGCGCGCGCGGGGGCCGCCTCGTCATCTCCGAGCCCTACGTCGAAGAGGACCAGCCGTACGAGACACTCTCGAGGGCCTTCTTCGACGACCAGGGACGGCTGCGCGGGGTGGTGAGCGTGGACCTCTTCCTCCCCCAGGTCACGGACATGGTCCGCCATGCCAACCTGTCTCCCTCGGAGTTCCTCTATGTCGCGAGCCCCGCTGGCGCGCTCCTCGCCCACCCGCGGGAGGAGCAACTGCTCGCCTGGGCACGAGCACGAGGCAGACCCGTGCGGTCCCTGTGTGAACTCACCCTCGTGGAGTTGCGGACGTGGGAACACGAACAGGGGTTGGATCGGGGACGGCACCGCACCGAGGTGAGAGTCCCCCAGGTGGGCTGGAGGGTCTTCGCTTCGACGGACGAAGGTGTGCTTTTCAAGGCCGTTCACCGGCAGGCGGGGTTGGTGGTGGCCCTGTGTGTGATGCTCTGGGGAGGACTGGGGGCGAGCGGCCTGGCCATGGCCCGCTCGGAACGGACACGCGCCCTGATGCGCACGCTCGCCGAGCGCCAGCGTCAGGAGAAAGAGCGGCAACGGCTGCTCGCCCAGGTACGGCAGCGCTCGGCGGAGCTCCACGCCATCCTCGAAGGCATGGTCGATGCCGTCGTCGTGACCGATGCCCTGGGGGTGATCACCCTCGCCAACCGGGCCGCGCTGAAGCTCTTCGGGCAGGCGATGCACGAAGGGTCCCGGCTGGACTCCGTGTATCCGCACCATCGCCCCCGGGGGTTGGACGGGCGGGCACTTCCTTTCGATGAGGTGCCCATGAACCGCGCCCTGCGAGGCGAGCAGGTGGGCGACACGGAGTTCATCATCACCGGGCCCCAAGCGCCCCAGCAGCTCGTCCTCCGACTGAACTCCGCGCCCATCCGCGACGAGTCGGGTCGCGTCATCGCCGCGGTGTCGGTGGCGCGCGACATCACCCAGGCCATCGAGCTGGAGCGCCTCCAGGGCGACTTCGTGAGGATGGCCGCGCACGAGCTGAAGACGCCCCTGACGGTGATGAAGTCCTTCGCGCAGCTCGCCCGGCGTGCGGAAAACTCCTCCTCCGCCCTGGGCCGGTTGCTCGAGGGCATCTGCCGCGGCGTGGATCGCATGGATCGGTTGGTGCGGACGCTGCTCGATGCCTCGCAGCTCCAGAGCGGCCAGTTGCGCTTCGAGAAGGAGGAGGTGGAGTTGCGGGCGCTGGTGGAGGCAGCCATCGTCCGAACCATCGCCAATCACCCGAACAATCCCATCCACCTCCGGACGGTTCCCGACACGTGGGTGTTCGGGGATCGCGCGCGGTTGGCGCAGGTGCTCGCCGAGTTGCTCGACAATGCCGCACGCTACTCACCCATGGGCCAGGACGTGGAGGTGGCCGTCACTCCCGACGGGGACGTGGTGGAGATCTGCATTCACGACCAGGGCATTGGCATCCCGGCGGAACAGCGGGAGCGGGTCTTCGAACGCTTCTACCGGGCCCATGCGGGCTCGCCCCATGATCGCGGGGGACTGGGGTTGGGGTTGTTCCTGGCCCGGGGCATCGTGCTGCAACACGGTGGCCGCCTGGAACTGGAGAGCCGCGAGGGAGAGGGAACCCGCGTACGTTTGCGTCTGCCACGTCTGCTCGAGCGACGGCCCACGCCGGGGAGGACCTCGGGTGAGACTCCCGTGCGTCCTCCCGTCGAAAGTGGATATGGAGGATTCCACTGA
- a CDS encoding IclR family transcriptional regulator → MGLLHDPDEEEAKDRQFVTALARGLEVLRAFTPHTPLLGNRELAASTGLPKPTISRLTHTLTRLGYLKYSERSGKYQLGTGVLSLGYAALSSMNARQMARPLMQEMADQVNAMVSLGTRDRLSMVYVEHCRSHSAVTVRLDVGSRIPLATTAMGRALLAALPELEQRVMMERIARQEPDQWPHIRAGIEQALEEYRTHGFTLSVGEWTSDVNAVGVALIPPDGSQILAFNCGGPSFQLSRERLMNDLGPRLVDLVRGVEAGLLRR, encoded by the coding sequence GTGGGACTCTTGCACGATCCAGACGAGGAAGAGGCCAAGGACCGCCAGTTCGTGACGGCGCTGGCGCGCGGGCTCGAGGTGCTCCGTGCGTTCACGCCTCACACCCCGCTGCTCGGCAACCGGGAGCTCGCGGCCAGCACCGGCCTGCCCAAGCCGACCATTTCCCGACTGACCCACACCCTGACCCGGCTCGGCTATCTCAAATATTCGGAGCGCTCGGGAAAGTACCAGCTCGGCACGGGGGTGCTGTCGCTGGGCTATGCGGCGCTCTCCAGTATGAACGCCCGTCAGATGGCCAGGCCCCTGATGCAGGAAATGGCCGACCAGGTCAACGCCATGGTCTCCCTGGGTACCCGGGATCGGCTCAGCATGGTGTACGTGGAGCACTGCCGCTCCCACTCCGCGGTGACCGTGCGCCTCGACGTTGGCTCACGCATCCCGCTGGCGACCACGGCCATGGGGCGGGCGCTGCTCGCCGCCCTGCCCGAGCTGGAACAACGTGTGATGATGGAGCGCATCGCCAGGCAGGAGCCGGACCAGTGGCCGCACATCCGCGCCGGCATCGAGCAGGCCCTCGAGGAGTACCGGACCCATGGGTTCACGCTCTCCGTCGGTGAATGGACTTCGGATGTGAATGCAGTGGGCGTCGCCCTCATCCCGCCCGATGGCAGTCAAATCCTGGCGTTCAACTGCGGCGGCCCCTCGTTCCAGCTGTCTCGCGAACGCCTCATGAATGACCTCGGCCCTCGTCTGGTGGACCTCGTCCGCGGCGTCGAGGCAGGTCTCCTGCGCCGCTGA